The Jaculus jaculus isolate mJacJac1 chromosome 3, mJacJac1.mat.Y.cur, whole genome shotgun sequence genome includes the window CCAAGCTGGGCATCTAACGGTGTAAGAAGAGAGCACAAGGCAACAGATTACAGCTGACTTGAGACCCTGATACACACACATCAATGCCACTTGTTAGCCAGGGGTTGCTTTTCTTGTTCAACAGCCCTGTTATAAATTATATCCTGCCATGTttaatattatttcttaaaaacaaatcttCCAAAGTGCTTGTTTTCTGGCAGCCTCTGGGTCTTGTCACGATGTGGCACAAGAACGGTGCTCCCCCATGGCTCTACAAGACACCATGCTCTTCGAGTCCTGCTCTGACAAGGACGCACCCAGAGACCCTTGCTCGCTTATTTCCATGTAGCTTCTTGTAGGGAGCTCCCAAACCATCCTTCAGAACATCTGCTGACCACCATGTTCATGATGGACTCAGTGCACTAGGCTCTACATTTCTAACAAAACCATTACTGCAGACCAGCCACCCTCCCAACAGGGGTGCGTCAGCCAACACGACTCTCATCACGCAAGTCATGCATTTCAAATTCAAGGACAAAACCATCAACAAGAAGAATTCAGAAGTCTCTGCCGAGCATTCTTCTCTCCATTATTTGTTTTCGTTTCGTCATGCATGTCCAAATCTGTCAAAATCGAAAACAAGTGTGGATGAAAGAAGTACAGAGCCACAGTACTCATCAGCTTctcttctgattaaaaaaaagtctttcttaaatattttgctgtcttgtgtttgcTTCTTAGTCAAAAGTCTTGAAATCAGGTCAGGGCAACAAGTTGGTACACTCTCAgtgacaaaggaagggaggagggtacttaataggtaggtattgtatatatgtaagtacaatgattgagatggggaggaaatatgatggagaatggaatgtcaaaggggaaagtggagtggggggagggagggtattaccatgggattttttttataatcatggaaaatgttaataaaaattaaattaaacaaaaataaaaaagagaacccAGAGAACAACAGACAAGAGCCtaagaggtacagagagaaaagccattaAGTCAAGACAGACACCTGCAGGAAGGACAGGAGGTGTGCTGGGGCAAAAGGGGGAGGCACAGAGCAAGACAAGGGAGACAGAAGCACCAAGACCCACGAAGATGCCCTCTTTTGGAATTTGGGGTAGCACCTCCACATcgtgggtttcactctaggccctATCAGGACAGTGGGATGGGTATGGTAAAGATGGGTCATACCCTACGAGGCTGCTGCCTAGGCACTCGGGGTAGAGGGGTGGGTGGGTTCTGCAACGCCTGCCCAGAGAGCAATCCTACCTTTGAGATCTGCCGTCTGGCCTCTCTGGTCCTCTCCCTTGGTCCCTGCTGACATGGGAGTTTTGCCATCAATAATGTCCATCTTGATCATACCAAGGTTGGTCAGGAGCAGCATTGGGTCGATGCCCTGACCACTGCTCTTAATATTCTCCAGTACCTTGAGACACTTGTAGGACTTGAGTTCACTTATATTCTCCTCTAAGAAAAGGTTGTAGAGACTCAGGTCGTTGTACCCTTCAGATTTGAAATGCAAAACATCAAAGGTGGGCAGGATTTCGTACACTTTGAGAACATCTGCCTTCTGTCGGAAGGGGACGAAGAGCGAGTAGATGACCACGGGGGCCAGCAGGACGTAGACCATGAGGTTGATGAAGCTGAGCAGCTGGAAGATGCCCACGGCAATGAGCTTGCACTGGAACCGATCGGGAATGGTGCTGTCGTTCTTCAGGACCCCTGATTTGATGTTACACACGAACTCATCCGACAGCGAGGACAAGCTGAAGTAGTAGCTCAGGTAGACACAAGCTACCAGAACGATTGCCAGTGTCACTACCCTACAGCTAATGTACTTCACGATTAAGTGACCAGAGTTCTTCTTCGTCTTTAAGTACTGCTCCACAATTGGGTACTTGAAGTGGCTTTCAGATATCTCCCACAGGctgaaaaaaagcaaacaaaaataatttataccCTCACCCAGGTCACTAAATGCCAAATATCAACAATGTCACACTAAAAATTTTCAAATGCCCACATTAACTATTACTTTATTAGGATCCTGGGAAATAAAATCCGGTTTAAAAAatgaggaaggagggctggagagatggcttaggggttaagcgcttgcctgtgaagcctaaggaccccggttcgaggctcggatccccaggtcccacgttagccagatgcacaaggggcacacacgtctggagtttatttgcagaggctggaagccctggcgcgcccattctctctctctccctctatctgtctttctctctgtgcctgttgctctcaaataaataaatttaataaaatgaggAAGGAAAGACACTTTTCCtcttaatattttaaagatgGTCTGCTTAAAGGAGTTAATGTTTATAAATTCTTACGATAGTACCTGGTATGCAGTTTTTCATGTCTGTTAATAAATTCATCCGTTTCTGATTAGaagctgtttttatgttttcaaccTCAATTTCCcagaagaagacaaagaaaatttCATCCCAGCTAGAACACATGTGCTAGAAAGCAGGCTGTGGGACCGAGAGGGCATAGTGCAGGGCCCTAGCTCTCCCACTTAAGACTACAGGGCAGGGCTTTTATCTAGACAGCGAAGGGGGCAGAAGCGTGAGTAAATGCAATCAGTGAATAACGTTCTCAGAGTTAACGAGGCAATGCACTCAAAGAACGCAGCCCCacgcctgggctggagtaaggaTGTATGAAAACCATGGCTCTTGATAGCACAGTAACTATTAACAAAGACCACGAGAAGCCAGAGCTCTACCGACTGGTTTAGTTTCTCTCCATGTCTCTAAGTTTGGCTGTTTTAAAATTCCTGGGCTTTTCCCATTGAGGAAGAGATTGGAGCACATTAAGCTACACACAGTACTCTGACCTGTCACCCCATGAGGACTGCATTTAAAAGGATGAGAAGAGAAAATTTCACTCAACATAGAAAAGAGTCTTTATAAAAGGACAATGAGATGGCGGGAAGGGGCTTCCTTGTTACTTGTGGGTGATACCTCTCCCTTCCCATCTCCTGGCAATCAAAAGGGCAAAGAACCTGTCTTTAGACATCTGTGGGCTGCCTGCTGGGCTGTTACCTTTGGCCCACATTCTCGCTCGCTGGAGCTGAGCAGGCGCCATCTCTCAGGTCGAAGTCACGAGCACTCTTGGCAGCCTTGATGGCGCGGTTGTAGACTTTGTCCAGCTCTTCCATGATGAACTTCAAGTCGGAGCAGATGTGAGGAGCTGCTGCAAAGCGCCAGAACAGTGGGGGTAGGTAGAGGAGGATCGCAAACAGCAACAGGATGTAcgggaaaaactgaaagaaaaccaAGAGCCAACAGCAGGCTATCAGACTcccagaacagcagcctgaccaGTACCTGACCAGTGAGCGTGCCCACAGCCCTCACTCACTCTACCTGGTGACGGCTGCGGCTGGTGAGGCACAACCCTGTTGAGGCTTAACCTGCAGTCTAACCCTTTTTAATTCAGTAGACATTACTTTAAAGCTACAATTTCCTTTCtaattaaagaaggaaaaggaaactcCATCCCAATTAAGAAACAGGTAAATGTCACAATGGCCTTTGctgcctcccccccacacccgacatttattgttgttttaagaGGGTTGAAAACTCttcaaatgggggctggagagatggcttagtggttaagcgcttgcctgtgaagcctaaggaccccggttcgaggctcggttccccaggtcccacgttagccagatgcacaagggggcgcacgcgtctggagttcgtttgcagaggctggaagccctggcgcgcccattctctctctctccctccatctgtctttctctgtgtctgtcgctctcaaataaataaataaataaataaataaaaactcttcAAATGGTAAGATGCTGTTGGAAAACCTTGGTTTCATTGGTCCAACAATTATCACAATTACACAGCTGGAATATGCAATTAAACCCCAAAGAACATGGAAGAGACCATCCATGATGAATATACCCTCTCCGTACAGTTGCATGGTGAAGTCCTGAGACACACCACTATGATAATAGTACCAAGGGATAGGGTCTGACCTGATGAGCACACAGAGCTCAAGTGGGGGCACAGAATCAGAACAGTGAGGGTCGATCTTGAATCCCATCTaccaggtccaagcagagactaAACCGCACAGGTAGCAGTGAGTTCAATTTAAACTCAGCTTTGTGACCTTGGACAGTAAGATCacagtgcctcagtttctctaccCTCATATAATACAGGTGCATGAAGATAAAACTGGatcacttattattttttttagagtgcCCAGCATAGGACCTGGCCTATAATCAACACTGAAATCATCATGCAAAACTGACAAAAGGATCACCTATGTGGGCATGAAGCTTTTGTCCCCCAAATGATCCTAGCAAGGCCTTCATGGATGGCTTCTGCCTGCACAGGGAAGCAGGAAGCTCACAGTAGTTTTGGTCCCCAGATCTAGCTGGGGAGGAGCAGAGCCAGAACAGGATCCCTAAGCCATATCTCTTCCATCCCAATCCATGTCGCTTATTCTCTTTACCTCTGAGTTGCCCCATCTGTACAACTCCTTAGAGTGATGACTGCAAGAGACCAGGAGAGCTCTGACTTGACACAATCCCTACTGCCCACTCATCTCTGGGCACTGGTAACACCCACACCAGGCCTTTGCTGTGACTGCAGATGTGGAGAGAGGCTGCAAAGACCCTACAGAGTGTTCCCAGGAACACCACACCAACTTCTCCCATGGCAGCATCTTACAGTTCCATGGCACACATTTCAAGACTAAGAAGTGACAAGGGCTGTTACAATGAGCTGAACTCCGGGTTTTGATTTGGGCTCTACCAGCCTTTCCATGGCTATTCTCTTCCTGCTCCAAGACCCAGGGCAGCCACTGCAGCTTGGTTTGGGGCAAACTCCTCCATCTCCCCTTGTCTCTCATGCAAGCACTGcatgtaaatatataaagtacACATACAGCGTGGCTGTTTGAAtgagacacccccccacacacagcctcatgtgttctgaataacTGGTCCCTGGTGGGTGTAATTTGGGAAAATTgctgggcctttgggaggtggagccttgctagaagaggtgtgtcacCGGTGGCGTGTCTTGGGGTTTATTAACCCAAAATGCCAGTGCGAGCCAACTCCCTCAGACTACTCCTACCCAGAAAGGTGGgccagcttctgctctgccatgctgccCTTGCCACGCTGAACCTTCCCCTTGAAGTTGTACGCCGAAGTGAAGCCTTTCTTCCATGAGCTGCGTCTGGTGGGGTGCTTTGTCACAGCAACGAGGAGCTAACCACAACATACAGGTTCACAAAGGAACTGTATCCTATTAATATTCAGTTATCAAactaatttaagaaagaaattcaCACATGTTCCTTCTTACCACCTGACACAAGCTTCAATACATCGTACAGCCACTACTGGAATTCTGAAGTGGACAGCAAACCCCATTCCAAAACAGCTATGGTTTCTCTGGGTAATGGTGTTGCTGAGGACTGTGACTTCATGTGACACTTCACTGTTAAACTTTAGTTAGAAGTGAATGAAAAATAAAGCCACCATCAGTTTTCCTCTCCCAGTTCATAGATCTCTTATGAGCCCTCATTAGGAATTCTCACCCCAgaagaaataaaccaaaaatggTCCCAAGAGTCTTCAACATCTTCTCACCAATATAGTTGTAACTTGGAGTTTTGGAATGGAACAGGGTTTCTCAAAATTAAGTAATCCAAGTTACAAAGAGCTGACACACAATGACACAcatgatccccagcactgcaaaaacctGGCACTGAGG containing:
- the Panx1 gene encoding pannexin-1 yields the protein MAIAHLATEYVFSDFLLKEPTEAKFKGLRLELAVDKMVTCIAVGLPLLLISLAFAQEISIGTQISCFSPSSFSWRQAAFVDSYCWAAVQQKGSLQSETGNLPLWLHKFFPYILLLFAILLYLPPLFWRFAAAPHICSDLKFIMEELDKVYNRAIKAAKSARDFDLRDGACSAPASENVGQSLWEISESHFKYPIVEQYLKTKKNSGHLIVKYISCRVVTLAIVLVACVYLSYYFSLSSLSDEFVCNIKSGVLKNDSTIPDRFQCKLIAVGIFQLLSFINLMVYVLLAPVVIYSLFVPFRQKADVLKVYEILPTFDVLHFKSEGYNDLSLYNLFLEENISELKSYKCLKVLENIKSSGQGIDPMLLLTNLGMIKMDIIDGKTPMSAGTKGEDQRGQTADLKDLDMHDETKTNNGEKNARQRLLNSSC